Proteins encoded by one window of Colletes latitarsis isolate SP2378_abdomen chromosome 5, iyColLati1, whole genome shotgun sequence:
- the Alg2 gene encoding alpha-1,3/1,6-mannosyltransferase Alg2 isoform X1, translated as MPRITFLHPDLGIGGAERLVVDAALALQNKGYDVNFVTTHHDTEHCFSETKDGTVPVTVVGNWLPRHILGRFFALFAYIRMIYAAVYIILCEHRPEIVFCDLVSVCIPILRLRIPYIIYYCHYPDQLLSRQEGFGKRLYRIPLNYLEEITTGMAHKIFVNSMYTCSVFRDTFKRLHIEPEVLYPSINTDFFDKTRIISLERVLDKKLPSDSIVLLSINRYERKKNLRLAVEALAELKNYLTDIDYKKVYLIMAGGYDKRVEENVEHYLELIGLADELHVSDKVTFLRSPSDIDKISILHHCKILLYTPPNEHFGIVPLEAMYTCKPVIAHNSGGPKESVISGVTGFLVDLSGDAFASKIAYLIKNPTYIQEFGNAGKDRFMKTFSFVAFSAQLNKAVENLISNNKLKEN; from the exons ATGCCACGAATTACGTTTTTACATCCCGATCTTGGAATCGGAGGAGCAGAAAGATTAGTAGTTGATGCGGCGTTAGCTTTACAAAATAAAGGTTATGACGTTAATTTCGTGACAACTCATCACGACACGGAGCATTGTTTCTCCGAAACCAAGGATGGAACAGTTCCTGTTACGGTTGTGGGAAACTGGTTACCCAGGCATATTTTGGGTAGatttttcgcactttttgcttaCATTCGTATG ATTTATGCAGCTGTTTATATCATTTTGTGCGAACATCGACCAGAAATTGTTTTTTGTGACTTAGTTTCTGTATGTATTCCTATTCTTCGTTTACGAATTCcatatataatttattactgCCATTATCCAGATCAATTACTTTCACGACAAGAAGGCTTTGGTAAACGATTGTACCGTATACCTCTTAACTATTTGGAAGAAATTACTACTGGAATGgcacataaaatatttgtaaatagcATGTATACATGCAGTGTATTTAGGGATACTTTTAAGAGATTACACATTGAACCTGAAGTTTTATATCCTTCCATTAATACAGATTTCTTTGATAAAACTCGAATAATATCCTTGGAAAGAGTACTTGATAAAAAATTACCATCAGATAGCATTGTACTCTTATCGATTAATAGATATGAACGTAAGAAAAATTTACGATTAGCAGTAGAAGCATTAGCAGAACTTAAAAACTATTTAACAGATATAGAttacaaaaaagtatatttAATTATGGCTGGTGGATATGATAAAAGGGTAGAAGAAAATGTAGAACATTACTTAGAATTAATAGGGCTTGCTGATGAATTACATGTCTCAGATAAAGTAACATTCCTTCGTTCTCCTTCAGATATTGATAAAATATCGATTCTACATCATTGTAAAATTTTACTGTATACTCCGCCGAACGAACACTTTGGTATTGTTCCGCTCGAAGCAATGTATACGTGTAAACCAGTAATCGCGCATAATTCTGGTGGTCCAAAAGAATCCGTAATATCTGGGGTTACCGGATTTTTAGTTGATTTATCCGGTGATGCATTTGCTTCAAAAATTGCGTACTTAATTAAAAATCCAACATATATACAAGAGTTTGGTAATGCCGGTAAAGATAGATTTATGAAAACTTTCAGTTTCGTTGCATTTAGCGCTCAGTTAAACAAAGCAGTCGAAAACTTAATTAGCAATaacaaattaaaagaaaattaa
- the Alg2 gene encoding alpha-1,3/1,6-mannosyltransferase Alg2 isoform X2: MPRITFLHPDLGIGGAERLVVDAALALQNKGYDVNFVTTHHDTEHCFSETKDGTVPVTVVGNWLPRHILGRFFALFAYIRMIYAAVYIILCEHRPEIVFCDLVSGFA; this comes from the exons ATGCCACGAATTACGTTTTTACATCCCGATCTTGGAATCGGAGGAGCAGAAAGATTAGTAGTTGATGCGGCGTTAGCTTTACAAAATAAAGGTTATGACGTTAATTTCGTGACAACTCATCACGACACGGAGCATTGTTTCTCCGAAACCAAGGATGGAACAGTTCCTGTTACGGTTGTGGGAAACTGGTTACCCAGGCATATTTTGGGTAGatttttcgcactttttgcttaCATTCGTATG ATTTATGCAGCTGTTTATATCATTTTGTGCGAACATCGACCAGAAATTGTTTTTTGTGACTTAGTTTCT GGATTCGCGTGA
- the Alg2 gene encoding alpha-1,3/1,6-mannosyltransferase Alg2 isoform X3 has translation MPRITFLHPDLGIGGAERLVVDAALALQNKGYDVNFVTTHHDTEHCFSETKDGTVPVTVVGNWLPRHILGRFFALFAYIRMGFA, from the exons ATGCCACGAATTACGTTTTTACATCCCGATCTTGGAATCGGAGGAGCAGAAAGATTAGTAGTTGATGCGGCGTTAGCTTTACAAAATAAAGGTTATGACGTTAATTTCGTGACAACTCATCACGACACGGAGCATTGTTTCTCCGAAACCAAGGATGGAACAGTTCCTGTTACGGTTGTGGGAAACTGGTTACCCAGGCATATTTTGGGTAGatttttcgcactttttgcttaCATTCGTATG GGATTCGCGTGA